A segment of the Triticum urartu cultivar G1812 chromosome 1, Tu2.1, whole genome shotgun sequence genome:
TTCCATTCCAGATCACACATGCTATCTATGAGCAGTCACACACACCCTGGACCCGGTACTGGGCCAGTAATTTATCGATGCCGTGTGATGACGGTGGATGGGTGGATTAAAAATTAACTTACTGCACGCAGACGTTGCAGCTCTTCCTGCAGAAGCCAGGAGCTTCCTTGGTGCCCACCATATAGTTGGGGTTCTTGGCGCACTCCCCAACGGCAGCCCACTGCGAGCAGAGGACATTCTCGTCCTCGCACCCGCCTCCCTGCTTGCCCGAGTTTTCGAAGGACCTCACATGGATCCATTTCGTGGCGGACCACTTCTGGCCTTCGATGACGGGGCAGCTCCCGTGCAAACTGTCAGGGTCTGTCGTTGCATCAGGGTGGAGGCTGAAGAACAGCAGGGCGTCACCTTTTACGGGCTTTACTGCATACGACAACAAACAATTTAAGCTTCACAATAACGTCAATTATCATTGCATATGGAGCCAGTAAGATATGCAAAATTAAGATGCACATCGAAGAACTAAGCTCTACTGAGTACTGAAGCTATCAAAAAAAGGGGTACAGAGGTAATAATATGGTGTGCAAGGATCTCAAAAGTACTTCAGTATCTTTAGAGCCTGTCGACCGTACCTGCATATCCATTTTTAGCACACTCAGATGCCGTCTCATCCTTGTGTTGTGTTAACTTCCCCTGCAGAATATCTGAATTAGTGCATGGGATACCTAAGAAAagttcttttcttttcttttacgGATGCCTAAGAAAGTCGGGAAAGAAAGAGCAAGGAAATTACCTCTGCGTTAGGGAAGATGGTCTCTCCACCCTTCTCAATGTTAGACAGGTACATGAGCACTGTTGCTATTCGGTGACCACCGAGAGCTTGGTTATTTTTGTCATGGAAGTAATCATAGTGTGGCTCATACTTCTCACCATTCTTATAGTGTAATATTTGAATGGACTCGCCATTCTCTGAGCATGGAAAGAATAATTGATATAATATTACAAACTTTTGAGAAAAACAGAAAAGGCAAGATGAAATGGTTAGATTAAGTCAAAGTACCCGACGGAAGGAAAGTCCAAGCAGCAATCCTCTCctctatccttgctactacttcATCCTGCCAAATGATTGTTTTAGTTAAAATGTTCTTTTTGCAGGGTTAAAATATTGTTTTAGTTAAAATATGATGTTTGTTGGTGCATCTAGTGTCCCCTGGTGTTTTTTGATCATTCATAACAAACAGTTAAGAGTTATATATACACGGATTGGTAGTCCCTGAAGAAATGATTTAACCGAAGTATGTTGTCGAATAATGTTGAAGGATTTGGTCTGCCGCTTGAAAAAAAAAACTGTAGTGAACCTTCTGTTTCTAGTTCTTCTGTTGCTTCTTGATTTGAGTCATAGTattgggagggggggggggggggggggggggggggctggatATCGTGTCAACAAGGTGAATCATGTTTGACGCTCAGTTAGAGCAACTCCAACTTTCACTCCAAATCTTGTTTGACGCGTCCAGGTGGTCCCTACTCCACCCCCATATGTCCGGGCGGATAGCCGTCACCTCCCAAACAGAAAAAACACACCACCAACCAGACCCCCCAAACCAGCGCATATGTTTGGGCTGTCTGGCACCCCTCAAACCCTGTGGGGCGGATTTTGGGCTGCCCGGACGCGTCCGCCATGTCGGATCCGATAGGGCCAGACCCACCCTAAATCTCTCCAAATCGTCCCCAACCAACCCTCGCCCGACCCGCCCTCTTCCTCTGTCCTGCCTAGTCTGCGCCATCCCCAACCCGCAGCGCTGCCACCACGGGCCCCAAACCCCTCTCAGCCGTCCTTGCCGCCCCGGTACGTCCTGCTCCGCCAGACATACACCTTAGCCGTCATGTGTTCGACAAAATGTCCGAGCTGTTTTTGAGATTCTTTTGCTCATTTGTAGGCAAGCGATGGATTCCTCGGATGATGATTTTGGTTACAAGGAGCTTGATGACTATATATTCGAAGAATCCACTGATTTGTCCAATTTAGACATCGATGACGACGAAGATGCTGACATAATTATGATGATGAGCATCCAGGAAGAAATGAAGAAACAAGAGCATGTTCTCAACTTCAAGGGTTCGATAAAGGGCCAGATAGTTGTTGCCCGGGATAGGATAAGTGGCGCACAGAGTCTCTACAACGACTAATTTTAAAAAATACATGTATTTCATAGGGGGGAGGGGGCGTCGGCATCGCTTCCAGATGAGCACTCATTTGTTCTTTGCACATAGTGGATGGTGTGAAGGCGTATGATCCTTACTTCATGCCAAGGAAGGATTGTTGCGGGCAACTATCATTCTCTCTTTTACAGAAATGCAAGGCTGCTATGAGCATGCTTGTGATGGTAAAGCTGCAGATGTTGTTGATGAGTACATCCAGATGGATCGCACATGCATTGAGGCCATGGCAAACAAAATGCtgaggatagggaaaaaatattggCAATTGGAGGGGCAAGAGGTTTTCCAAGTATGCTTGGTTCAGTCAATTGCATGCATTGGCACTGGAAAAACTACCCGGCAGGTTTGCGCGGGCAGTATCAAGGTCGCACCAAAGAGACCACCATCGTACTTGAAGCAGTGGCATCAAAGGACTTGTGGAttggcatgctttctttctttGGCATGTCAGggtctcacaatgacatcaatgtGCTTCAGTGATCTCCGTTGTTCAAGAGACTTTGTGATGGAGATGCTCCGACTTGCAACTACACCATCAACGAGCATGACCACAACATGGGGTACTACCTTGCCGATGGTATCTATCCTTGGTGGGCGGTGTTTGTGAAGACTATACCCTATCCCCAAGGTAACAAACGATGTCTCTTTGCATAAATGCAAGAAGGTGCTAGCAAGGATGTGGAGAGGGCATTTGGAGTGCTCCAAGCTCGTTGGGGTATTGTTCCTGGAGCTGCAATGATGTGGGATCCGGTGACATTGTGGTAGGTGATGACCTTTGTGtaatcttgcacaacatgattgTGTAGAATGAGGGCGAAGGGGCAGCCCGCAGTCGCACACATGATCTTGAGAAGCCCAGAGTACATGTCCGCCTCTCGGAACAAAGATGCAGAGCATGTTGTGAACTTTTAGAGATGCATTGATAACTTCAAGACACACAGGCGCACGTGCAACTACTCAATGTTCTTGTGGAGCATATGTGGATCCACACTGAAAATCATTGAATTTTATGTTTGAATTATGCACTCTGAATAGATTTTATGTTTGAACTTTATTTTCCTCTTCAAATAAATTTTATTTGTGTTTCAGTGATCGACATCTTATTTGTGTGTACCGTTCAATGATCAATGTGCATGTGCTTGCATCAGTGGCGGAGCTTGGCCCAATTAGTTGGGCGGGCCGGCTGAAGGAAATGCGTATCTGGGCTTATTTTGCATGTTCCAACAGTAGGTATACAATAGAAAAAACTCATGGACTGGGCGGGCCATGGCCAACTCAGCCTTGCTGTAGCTCCGCCACTGCTTGCATGGATTTGAGATTTTAAAAATAGGGCTTGTGGTTGCAGGGGCCGCGAACTTGTCATCCACGGATATATTTACTCTGTCcggttggagatgctcttataaCCCAACCATCTACACAAAGGACTTCAAAAATCTCCATTTAGATGAATCTACTAGCTTCAGTGGCATAGTTGAATATGTCTGAGGAATCAGCTTGGTTGAGTACTCAGGAGTGTAGTTCTTCGGTATGTCACCGTTATTAGCTTCATCAAGGAGTTAGGGAACTCAAGTTCTTGGAGTTGCTCTAGGTTCCTCAGAGTGAACCAGATTACTGTTGTGAGCTACAGTTCGATCCCAGACCGTTGGCTGAAGAACTTCCGACCAACAACTAGTTTTCTGTGCCAAGGAAATAAATAGCCCAC
Coding sequences within it:
- the LOC125552281 gene encoding probable prolyl 4-hydroxylase 7, yielding MARLLLVVLAVHLTAARAFAASSVGGRNGDFDPSRVVQLSWHPRAFLHKGFLSDAECDHMIELAKDKLEKSMVADNESGKSVQSEVRTSSGMFLEKRQDEVVARIEERIAAWTFLPSENGESIQILHYKNGEKYEPHYDYFHDKNNQALGGHRIATVLMYLSNIEKGGETIFPNAEGKLTQHKDETASECAKNGYAVKPVKGDALLFFSLHPDATTDPDSLHGSCPVIEGQKWSATKWIHVRSFENSGKQGGGCEDENVLCSQWAAVGECAKNPNYMVGTKEAPGFCRKSCNVCVQ